The sequence GAAAAAAGAGCCAGGTCGACGGCGGTTCCCCTTCTTATCTCCCTGGTGAGAACCCCCTTTGATGTTTGTATTCTGCCCAGACCTTTGTGGAACTATGAATGCTGTAGACATGAACAAGTTCGGTTGTGTCTTCATTTTGTGAAAATTCTATGATCCTTGTCTATTGTggagggaaaaaaagagaggattgtCAAATTAATGAGCTTGGATGTAACTCCAGGGAGAGTGTGATTTTGTATATTGGACAAACAATTCTTGGATTATATGTTGAAGATTTGCTGTAGAAATCAAGTGTCGACTTCTTTAAGCCTTTTGCTTCCATCATATTCTTTTTGGTTGCAGCAGGTACCACCACCCCATTTATCATTTTAATCCACTCTTACATCAAAACCATGGTTCTTTCATAACTTGCTCAGGCCAAAGATTAAAGTTCAAGTTGATTGTACACCTAAACAACTACTGATTATACACTTCTGTTTagtgttttatttattcaaatctGAATCTGGGTTTgtaagatttttgtttttattgtaaaaacttaaaaagattttgaatACGGACAAGATGAGCAGGCCAGTTGCTTAGAATAGCTCGTTCCCTTGCATCCGAGATCGATTTTACTTCTCCTCTTTCATTTGACATTCATCTCttgtatttgaatttgatctctctttcatttcatttgtaTCTGGGAATTAGATCTCTTTCACcgtaatttaaaataatttagagtaatttaAATTACTATGGTTAGAAATAGAAAGATATCACCAACAAAAAAGACATACCGCACCTCAAAGAGACTCCAATAATAAATGCACGTGTCGTAATTTGCCATTCGGTGACCCAAGTCTCACTGAGAGCCCATCCCACTCGCCACTTCCCATACCACTGGAACTTTTGCAGCCCCTGAAAAATTCAAGCTCAGTACCAACAGCCATGGCCAGCGCCAGAGACAGAGACGACTCACTCACATTCACAAACCCATCAACGTCTTCCTCGCCAATCATCATCTCTGATCCATTTGACAGCTTTCTCTCCGACCCAAATTCCCACATCGGCAGCGCCTCTGGGAGCTTCCAGAACGAGGGTTTACTTGCTGATACTAGCAGCGATGCCGAGTTTGGGTTCTCACGCCCTGAGTTTCGGACGAGCCAACTCGCCGGGACTGTCGAGTTTTACCAGCGCCACGTGTTTTTGTGCTACAAGAACCCCCAGGTTTGGCCGCCCAGAATTGAGGCCGCCGAGTTTGATCGATTGCCAAGGTTGCTCTATGCCGCGGTAATGGCTAGGAGGGGTGATATGAAGAAAGAGGTATGCTtattttggtttctgttttGATGGCGGTTGGTGTTTGATTTAGTGAATCTAAGTGGGTTGCTTGCTTTTTAGGACTGAATTATAGGAGGtgtgtttgatattttgtggtcttttttttttttttttgtgatcTCAAATTCAGTCGGTTGAAATGGGTTTTATTTGCTTTGTGGATTTCTTGTTTTTAGAGGGTTATTTCCAGGTGTGTGATTTACTGTGTTGTATATACATTTTGATCAATCGAGTGGATTGCATATGTTTTTGAATTGTGTAGTTTGGTGCTTTTGTGCTTTCAGGTTTAATGCGGGTTGCTTCTGAATGTGGTGAATTAAAATGGATCTTCGCTGTTGTTAGATTGCTTGTATTCTAAGACTGATTTGGAAGCATGTGATTTGGTATCTATTAGCTTGAACATGAAGGGGGTAccttttgtatttttagtgGGGTTTTGGTCTGGGTGTCCTTTTGGAGTAGCTTTGGAGTCTGCTTGTGTGGAATTTTCAGAATTCTAGAGTGGGTATTGTTAGAGTTTAGATATGGATAAATTTGAGGTTGATGAATGAAGTATTTGGGTTCTTGAACAACAGTTTTTTGAGATTCAATGATccgtattttcttttttaccttttttaaTAGTAAGGAGTGATTATTGTGAAGAATCTTTTTGGTCTTTGGTGTTTACTTGTGGTTTTAGAATGTAGTTGAAGGAGAGGGAATAAGGTGAACAGTATCACACCAACAAAGTGTCTCAAACATGGTATAGAATGATCTGACCTATAACATGatagtttttcatttctcttctGTGTTTACTTCTATGTGACAATCATCTTTGCATTTGATGATTATGGGATCGGTGTGGTGGGAATTGTTTTCCACTAGACTGCCATTCTCTACGAATTTTGTTTCATAATGAAtggaatgaaatgaaaacaagTAGTAGATAAGTTGCGTAGCCAGATGAATGAATGATGTGATGTTGTTATGGTGTAATCGTATGCGGTTGTTTACTGACCATTGCTGGCAGTTGGATTTACTAGCTGCACATTCTATGCTGCTTAAAATAGCATGTCTTAACCAgtttatttctttctctttttttccataATTGGATGTATAATTTTGGTTGAGGTTAACAACTCTTTTTTGTCTCTTTCATCTCTTTCCTCATCTAGACTCGCTTAACAATATGTGAAGGGCATGATGGAACTGAGACATCCAATGGTGATGTATTAATTTTCCCCGACATGATCCGATACAGGTCATGTACGAGTTCCATTGGAATTCTTTTACATACACTCTTGATCCCCTTCGAAATTTGATACTGAAATAAAATTAGGGATAAAATTGCAGGAGATTGACACATTTTGATGTTGATACATTTGTTGAAGAAGTTCTAGTGAAGGATGGTGAATGGCTGCCTGGTACTCCTGAAACTTTGAAGGGTTCATATGTTTTTGTATGTTCTCATGGGTCTCGGGATCGCCGTTGTGGAGTCTGTGGACCTCCCCTGATCACTAGATTTAGAGAAGAGATAGAATTACATGGTCTTCAAGGTAAAGTGTCTGTTAGCCCATGTTCACACATTGGGGAGCATAAGTATGCAGGAAATGTTATTATATTTGGACCAAATTTCAACAGAAAAGTCACTGGCCACTGGTAAGGGGAATTGTGTCTGTTGattcatttacttttatttctcttttctgtTATTATTGTCAGTAGGTATAGCTTTTCACTCTATTCAAATTCTATTACTTGGTTAGTGATATTTGAGTTAGCTGATCATTTTATTTCTGATAGGTATGGATATGTTGCTCCAGAAGATGTACCTGTATTGCTTGAGCAGCATATCGGGAAAGGAGAAATTTTGGACTGGCTATGGAGGTAATCCTTTTACATCTTCAATTCTTTCTCATAATTCATAGGCTGGCTTTTGAAGCAGTTTTTTCATGATTCTGAATCAGATTATCTCTGTGCTGGCTCTATTGTTGTAACCATGTTTAGTTGTACAATTTGATCTTAGAGGAAGCTCCTCTTTGGCACCTAAATCAGAGTGGTTGGCTGTGCAAATTTATTCTGAttagaacaagaagaaattgaaaaataaagagaaaatagTTTGTTCAACATGTGTAAAATTAGTATCTGCAAATCTACTGAAGTGGTCACTCTTCTTGTTTGAGTTTTTGTGTTCCTCTTGTATGCATGCATTATGGAATTAGGTAGTGATGGAAATATATGGTCTGGTTTCAGGGGTCAGATGGGTTTATCAGAAGAACAGCAGAAGAAATCTCAAGAACTAAGGCTCCATCTTAATGGCGAGACAAATGTGGGAAAAAGCGCTACAGAGTTGACACAACCAAAGGAAAGGGAAATGAATACTAGTGTATGTAGATCTCAAGTTGAGATTGGCGGATGTTGCCAGGAAAATAGAAACTCTTCTTGCTGCCAGAATGCTGTGTTCATAGAAAAGTTAAACAGTCCTGATTTGAATGAGATGGCAGCAAAGGAGACGACtgacaagaaaaaaagcagCAGGAAGCTACTTTCAGGGATCAATAGCGGAAAAGGGGCCTCCAAGCGCAAGGTTTGTGCTATGCCGACTTGGTTTCAGAGCTGGGAGCGTGAAGATACATATGCAGCTTTTGCTGTTGTTTGTGCTGCTGTGTCAGTTGGCATTGCTTACAGCTGCTACAAACAGTTGAGATGAAAACTTGAATCCAATCTTTGTGTTGTTTGATCATAGTACAGGCTAGAGTGTCAACCCCTCTCAAGATTTTATGAGAAGTTGATTCTAGATCTAATTGGTAGGCCCCTGCGGAAAGGTCTGTAATGTGCTTATAGAAGAAGGGAAGGGGTTTGGGCTACGTTTGTGGATGTGTAAGAACGCTGGTGGGGGATACTTGAgttgtgtttttcttctttgttttgggaTATAATTTGTACttgtgcatatatatatcaatgtGTTACCGAATTCGTGTTTTTATATTGACACAATCTTCAGTATGGTATGTTGGATATTCATCAATCTAACAGGAAGCAGGCTGTTTCAGTATTTTCTTGTAACGTTGGAATGGAAGGAATGTTATTCGGAAAACAAATTTACTGAAAAAAGGCATTTGTAATAATGATAATGCAAGTATATTCGTACCACTCTATAATTTCTCCGAACCATAATAATTCAAGATGCTTACGCATATTATGCGATAATAGGAATCTTGGGATCctctttgtaatttatttctgttatatataaaaaaatcatgcaagaAACCAGTGATCAATCTGATGAGCAGTAAATCTTAGCAAACCTTTAAACCCGTCAAGGGGCTTCTTTCCATAAGTTTAGGCATACAATAAAAAACATTCAAAGGTTTCCACTGTCTAGTCCCGTGCATTAGACAAATTAGGTCTACACCAACACACCCTAGTAGTCCCCTGTAATCTTATTAGATCAATTTATAAtacaattattataattattaatattaattaagtaaaattgttgcttcaaataaaattagtattaaaaaaaactgtgCTATACGAGATATaggaaacatatatatatgatcaCTCAACGAATGGACGAGCTCAAAGGAGGGAGGCAAGAACCATGTTTTCAAAGAAGTGGCGGTCCGAATCTTATCTGAACTGCGAGAATAACTGACTAAGCCGTGCCATAAGGGTCATTCTCCAAACGGGACGGGGCCGTCGGAATTCTACAATTTTGCAATCAGCTTCGCGGACGCCTCCGACTGTCGTCCGCCCTCCCGGAGTGCGTCCAATATCGCCAAAAGcctctatatatataggccATTTAGGCCATGGATTAAACGAGATACAACTAAGTCACTTATTGTAGGAAACATATATGCAGGCCATTTAGTGACTTATTGTAGTCACTTCAATGATAGGGGTGATTGTCGGCTAAGTCCTGATATCTATGAAACCTCCTCTAACATGCTAAAACTCATGCTCGCTACAAAGACTCGATTCCACGGTGGTATTTTTAAACGTACACCAGATTACATTGTCCTAAAAAATCTGCATCGAGCTGATGCAAGCATACACTAATACATAGAGTTAATTTGATAACAACATTCCTGCCTCATAGCAAAGGAAGTGTTGGGTACAGTGTAATGTAGGCTATAGATGCTAATAACTacaattaaaaatttcaagcaGCGTTGACTCTTAGGCCATTTAGTGACTTGGTGAGCCCATTTTGATTTCCAAACTTGTGGAACTCAGTTTCTATGGTCTTTGCAATCTCTGCACCTTCGTGGTCTGTCTCGGGGAAATTAACATGGAAGGATCCCTGCTTGAGTGGTGCAACAGACTCTCTAAGGACAGCTTGTTGCTTGACAAAATTGTAGAGCTCTTGATGGAAAGGGTGGTCGAAGGAGAAACAATTGTTAGTATGTCCATTCTCCGAATGCCGAGATGACCCAGAGCCCTCTTTTCTACAAAAATGTGGGAGGGATGCATAATCCATGATCTGCATGCACATTTTCAGGTCAAGTTGTC comes from Prunus dulcis chromosome 6, ALMONDv2, whole genome shotgun sequence and encodes:
- the LOC117629847 gene encoding uncharacterized protein LOC117629847; the protein is MASARDRDDSLTFTNPSTSSSPIIISDPFDSFLSDPNSHIGSASGSFQNEGLLADTSSDAEFGFSRPEFRTSQLAGTVEFYQRHVFLCYKNPQVWPPRIEAAEFDRLPRLLYAAVMARRGDMKKETRLTICEGHDGTETSNGDVLIFPDMIRYRRLTHFDVDTFVEEVLVKDGEWLPGTPETLKGSYVFVCSHGSRDRRCGVCGPPLITRFREEIELHGLQGKVSVSPCSHIGEHKYAGNVIIFGPNFNRKVTGHWYGYVAPEDVPVLLEQHIGKGEILDWLWRGQMGLSEEQQKKSQELRLHLNGETNVGKSATELTQPKEREMNTSVCRSQVEIGGCCQENRNSSCCQNAVFIEKLNSPDLNEMAAKETTDKKKSSRKLLSGINSGKGASKRKVCAMPTWFQSWEREDTYAAFAVVCAAVSVGIAYSCYKQLR